The following proteins are co-located in the Desulfobacterales bacterium genome:
- the metG gene encoding methionine--tRNA ligase: MTTPFYITTPIYYVNAKPHLGHTYTTIAADVARRFHRLQEQETYFLTGTDEHGDKIVKAAESQGETPATYADRISQLFKDLWPKYNIDYDHFIRTTDPDHIAVVEKILQQIYDAGDIYYSEYEGLYCYGCERFYTERELVEGKCPDHGTAPELIKESNYFFRMSKYQDWLIQYLTDYPETIQPERYRNEVLSFLKEPLDDLCISRPKTRLTWGITLPFDPDYVTYVWFDALINYISALGYPDGENFKKFWPQARHIVAKDILKPHGIYWSTMLKAAGIDIYKRLYVHGYWNVDESKMSKSLGNVVDPHYLQETYGTDAIRFFLIRDMTFGLDANFSEEALIQRINADLANDLGNLFSRVLGMFHKYFKGVIPGVDEGTQAQIGPELAGPARTAIETYQSEMAELHFHKAAMAIWDYISCMNKFVDTAAPWELAKQPEEKQRLEAVIYNLLEGLRVIAGLLYPIMPDTSRTMLSRLGFDMERSECLSISAIREWPALQPGTRLPKAISLFPRIEQKPAPEESGAPEQKTAHTPEFKPEIAIDDVGKLDLRAATVISAEAVPKTDKLLKLTVDLGTEERTIVAGIAQSYSPADLINKQVIVVANLKPAKLKGIRSEGMLLAASTEAGSTVATVEKPVAPGAALK, encoded by the coding sequence ATGACAACACCGTTTTATATAACCACGCCGATATACTATGTAAATGCCAAACCGCACCTGGGCCATACCTACACGACCATTGCCGCGGACGTGGCCCGGCGGTTTCACCGCCTGCAGGAGCAGGAGACCTATTTTTTGACCGGTACGGACGAGCACGGGGACAAAATCGTCAAGGCCGCAGAAAGCCAGGGGGAGACCCCCGCGACATACGCGGACCGGATCAGCCAGCTGTTCAAGGACCTATGGCCCAAGTACAATATTGATTATGATCATTTCATCCGTACCACGGATCCGGATCACATTGCGGTGGTTGAAAAAATCCTGCAGCAGATCTATGATGCCGGAGATATCTATTACAGCGAATATGAAGGGCTTTACTGCTACGGCTGCGAACGCTTCTACACCGAGCGGGAACTGGTGGAGGGGAAATGTCCGGATCACGGCACCGCTCCGGAACTGATCAAGGAGTCCAATTATTTTTTCCGGATGAGCAAATACCAGGACTGGCTCATCCAGTACCTGACCGATTATCCTGAGACCATCCAGCCGGAGCGATATCGCAATGAAGTGCTCTCCTTTTTAAAAGAGCCGCTGGATGACCTCTGCATCTCGCGGCCGAAAACGCGCCTGACCTGGGGAATCACCCTGCCCTTTGATCCCGATTACGTCACCTACGTCTGGTTTGATGCCCTGATCAACTACATTTCCGCCCTGGGGTACCCGGATGGCGAAAACTTCAAAAAATTCTGGCCCCAGGCCCGGCACATTGTGGCCAAGGACATCCTGAAACCCCACGGCATTTACTGGTCCACCATGCTGAAGGCCGCCGGGATAGACATCTACAAGCGGCTCTATGTGCACGGCTACTGGAATGTGGATGAGAGTAAAATGTCCAAAAGCCTGGGCAACGTGGTGGACCCCCATTACCTGCAGGAAACTTACGGGACCGACGCCATCCGGTTTTTTCTCATACGGGACATGACCTTCGGCCTGGATGCCAATTTTTCAGAGGAAGCCCTGATTCAGCGGATCAATGCCGATCTGGCCAATGACCTGGGCAACCTTTTCTCCCGGGTGCTGGGGATGTTTCACAAATATTTCAAAGGCGTCATTCCGGGGGTTGACGAGGGCACGCAGGCCCAAATCGGTCCGGAACTCGCCGGGCCGGCCCGGACGGCCATTGAGACCTATCAAAGTGAAATGGCGGAACTCCATTTTCACAAGGCGGCCATGGCCATCTGGGACTACATCAGCTGCATGAACAAATTCGTGGATACCGCCGCCCCGTGGGAGCTGGCCAAGCAGCCGGAAGAGAAACAGCGGCTTGAAGCGGTTATTTACAATCTTCTGGAAGGCCTCCGGGTGATTGCGGGCCTGCTGTATCCCATCATGCCGGACACATCCCGGACCATGCTCTCCCGTTTGGGCTTTGACATGGAGCGTTCCGAATGCCTCTCCATCTCAGCGATCAGGGAGTGGCCGGCGCTTCAACCCGGCACCCGGCTGCCCAAAGCCATCTCCCTTTTCCCCCGGATCGAACAAAAGCCGGCACCTGAAGAATCCGGGGCGCCGGAACAGAAGACAGCCCATACGCCCGAATTCAAGCCTGAAATTGCCATTGATGACGTGGGAAAGCTTGATCTTCGGGCGGCCACGGTTATTTCCGCCGAAGCGGTACCGAAAACCGATAAACTGTTAAAATTAACCGTGGACCTGGGCACGGAAGAACGGACCATTGTGGCGGGCATCGCCCAAAGCTACAGCCCGGCGGATCTCATTAACAAACAGGTCATTGTGGTGGCCAACCTGAAACCTGCCAAATTAAAGGGCATCCGGTCCGAAGGGATGCTTTTGGCCGCATCCACGGAGGCGGGCTCAACTGTTGCCACGGTGGAAAAGCCGGTAGCCCCGGGGGCAGCGTTAAAATAA